A segment of the Trifolium pratense cultivar HEN17-A07 linkage group LG7, ARS_RC_1.1, whole genome shotgun sequence genome:
aaataaacattggCATTATTAGCCTTGGGTTTTAGGTTTGGCCTCAGCGTCATAGATACTCTCAAAGTCCTAGGGCCTGAGTGAAACAATTTttggtttttagtttttaaaccGTGTTTTATAAAAGTGTCTTAGAAAACTGTTTTtaagaagagaaaaacaaaaattcttgaactttttttaaaacagaTGCACATAAAACAGATTTTTAAAAcacttttgtaaaatttaattatCAATCAAGTTTtgtagtttttaatttttaaaaactagaAAACTATTTTTGAAAAGGGAATCAAACTGACTCTTAAATTCAGCACATGTTTATTAATCAGTATAGATTAAAATCTAatctatatataagaaagatGATTGTTCTGGTTAAGTCCAAAATACCCTTACTTAATTTGCTGCCATGTGTCCCAAATGAGAGTAATTGATGTCAAAAAATTAGTAACTGCACTAAAAGTACACACCATTTGCTAATCCAACCAAGCCACATGATTCAATCGGGGCATTGTGAgtgaaaaatttgttttttcaaacCATCATTTGTATTATAACCAAGCCACATCAGCTATTTGTCTCTTTTTGAGTGGAAAAATGGTTTTTCTAACTAAGCCACTTACACAAGATTTGGCTTTGTTTACATAATATTGAAACTTACCACTAATAAGCTAGTATAATTAGCGACACAAAATGAACTTAAATTGTCATTGCTTTCCTGCATAAAATTCCAAAACATTTAATCAATTAATCAGTAGTAAACAATTTGTAGTTCATTCACATACTGAAATTGCTATAATCTAACCACGGATACGGATGTTTTGTAACCTTGACTGATATTCATTGATCTACATGTGACTCCTACAATACAAAAGTAAAAGAGGTTATCATCATAAGCTACGTATaaagacaattttttaaatcattAATTAGAGATCTTACCATTAATAATTCAGTggaattaaattgattttcagTGGTTTGAGAGAGCACATAATGTTCCAAACTAGATGTTGCACATTCCATTTGACTTGGAGagtaatcatatatatatatatatatatatgtaggatGTGCCAAACTAGTTGTTGTACTTGTACATTCTAGCTACTTGGCTTAGATGTTTGATACCCttcaatgaaattgaaaattaagaCATAATAATTCCACAAAAAGGCAAAGTATTGTTGCTAGTATCATTAAACTTGTATACCTCAAATTGTTGAGTTGGAGAAGGTCTTATAGTTGATTTTTGCCTTCTTTTCTGACGTGAAAGCTCTAGGCAGCTCTTCAGTCTTTTCCATCTTTTTAATCCAGGTTGTTGCTTGAATTTGCTTGCTTCTGTGACATATGCTGTTGTTGGTATTGGAACATCACCTTGATCATTACCtgttaaattttcttttaaccGAGCATCCATCACCTTCTTATATATAAGTCTTGTAATCCTTCTTTTGCAAGCTGAGATAAACTCTAAGAAGATAACACATCAGCAAATTTAATCATAATGGAGCAAATTAGTTGTTTATATCGTTGTGCAATAGATAATTTGAGATTTTCCACAACTTCATTAGCATGTATGTCATGTATTATACCACTTTGTGCATCCTTTGTCCACCTCTCAGGGATAAATTTAACATCATTTGCCTTAAACACCTTCAAAGCATGACAACAAAgttgttctggactagactagaACTAGTCCAGCATCATACCCTCTAAGTCCATAATGGCTTGCCCCACCACATCCATGTCAGCAGAATATAGTggaacctctccaccaagataggagCAGATCACTGCTTCACCCACTATCTAaaggtaatatcttggcagtccatCTTATTGGGCATAATCAGATCCAACCcaataagaggacctttggcccagagctagGGGCTATATAAGCTCTCTTATACAGGAGAGCAAGGTAACATTATTCATTCACTCAGTTAATTTCTCTATCTTGTATCTCTCTGCTCTCGTTCCCTCTCTAACTTTGGCATCGGAGAACCTACAGGTACAACCTCCCGTCTCCGTGGATCAGCTGCTCGACCCGCTGtcaaccacctgctcaacggactacTAGCTGGACGAACGTCTACCTATTCTGATCAACAGATAAGATCAAAAGTATTCCAAAAGTCTCAAACTTTCTACAATTGCATGATATGGAGATTTGTATAGCATCATCAAATATCACTCTCCACTCTCCTTCATCATTGACCGAGGTGATAACATATTCAAAAGTAAATTGAGATACATTTCTTTCTCGTctgaaaataacaaaaaacaatgaaaattcaTCATGAAACACCTCAAAAACTGTACGAGTGTAAAATTGcaaatatatgccaaatataAATAGAAATATGTAAAATTGCAACAAAGAAAGATcagtttatttaaaaaacttactttgtttttgagttgattttttGAAGGCTTCATCAATGGAGAAGATGGGATGACATTTAGCTTTACCAATGGAGAAGAATAGGTACTTAATCTCCAACTAAATTTGCCGCCAAAAGTATTGCACCGCAGTGAGGGGAAATAAAGCAATGTGCCTTcataaagaaattaaataaaattttctggTAATACAAATTttccaaaatttgaatttcaaaccGGAACTGTGTGAATGAGTTTTCTGTAAAATGAATTTCAAAGCAGAACTGTGGGATAGAGGTTTCCAAAATGAACtctcatttattaatttttttttactattattctACATTGGGTATTGGTTTGGCATTGACCATTGAAGTTTAAACAACCATGGCTAAAAGTTCAAAAATCTTTGCTCAACTATCGGTTTGCAATTTTGGCTACTAGAAATATTGTGTAGGGTAaagttaaataataaaaaaggtaaaattaGAAAAAAGTAATTTCATGTGGAAGGAAATCTTTTCATATTGTTTGTACTATAAGAAGcgttttctttttctgttgaTCCCAGCTTATGGATCATGGACAcatcaagaaaaaataatacaatcttctactattttgattaaaaaacatGTATAATAGAAATAATATTGTTATATTACTTCATCATTACAAATTTAAACCATTTACATATCTAGGGTAGGTAACTAACTAACCATCAACATCTCTAGATAATATAGAGAGATATATTGACGTCGTTCAAGTAATAAAATTAAGTTACTACTAATACAATAGGCAATTAAGCATGCAAGCCCAAGATATATAGTAAGAAAATAAGTATATGGCTAACAATATATTCCCTAGGGGCTTTTGAGACACGAAAGTGTCTCATATTGTTCTTATAGTTTTTAGTAGACCGATATATAAAATCGATATTCTTCATAAGTAGAAACTCACAATATTAACTCTCGATCATAATTGAGACTGCGACTCAGAGTCGTTAATTCATAAGTGTCAGTCTACTGTAGATCACATGCGATATTTTCCACCCGAGCAATTGTAATATTCACTACTAAGTATATATAAGATATATATAATTGACCTAGCTAGCTAGTATGACCATAAGGATTGGTCAATGTTGATGTGTGAAGTAACGAGCCGGCTTGATTGGTACACATTTTCTGAAGGTGGTGATGAATTGGAGGCTGAAGGAGTATATGATGGTTGGTGCTGATTTGGTGATGAGAATTGGTGCATTTTCATGTGCACAACCTCTGCTTGTGCTTGTGCTAATTGAGTTTGAAGAACATCAACTTGTTGCTGTAGAGAGGATATGGCTCCTACACATCCATAAACAGGGTCCCTTACTCTTGCATTTGCTTCATATACCATTGAACTAACTGCATCACTTCTTTGTTGTTCTGGTAATTCCTGCGAATTTGaccaaattattaaaaatgactaATAATATTAAGCAAATTCATCACAAAAATAAGCTTTTCACACTGTTTAACGCAGTAATCGAGATCTCAATCGTTGATTTAAGATCAGTCggttcaaatttcaatttagtTTCATAAAGTAAATCAATCTCAACCATTCATTTTAATCGGACGACTAACAACTGTAACTGCGTGAAGGAAATCTGATTCCATGTGTTAGTTAGGAATTTATGATAATTAGTTTCCACGAGGTTAGACCATTGAAAAATTGTTAATAGTATTTAAAATGTAGCTTATACATATACTTGTTTTGTCCAAATTAAATGTAGAGTTGTATGAAGCTTCGCCTAAATAGTAAACTGTTTAAGATTTTATTTAAGATATGATTTTCCTAAGATAAACTTTATTTAGGAATCGTAAGTGGTTGTGGATACAAGGTATAGGCAGCTTGTTAGTTGGTAGTGaagaccacagttcgatccccgtaactgcgatcggaagaaggctggaaccacttgataacagaactgacccccgaaccagattaaactggtggtgaaaaaaaaaaaggtataaaCAGCTTTAAATTTAATGCATAGTCAATATGAGATGATAAAGTGCAAGCTGCAGTTGGTTATTTTGGAAAGGGGAGGATGGAGCTGTTTATTTAGATTTGACCAaagactatttttattttatttttgctaagAATCAAAGAcaatttctattattattttttaaaaaaataaaaaagtaaaaaatattaattttaccaCCGTCTCATATCTTAAATAAGAACTTTTCAACATTGGTCCAGTGGTTATTGGCAATAGATTTGGTAGGAAGAACTACGATTCGATCCCCAGTAACTACAATCGGGAGGAGGCTAGAACAACTTGATGTAAGAACTAACATCCGGATTAAATTATAACTTTTTCCCTATTTAAGATTATAGAGTCAACATTTGCTGTTGAGCTGACACATCATCATCAATATAAGTGTCgtatattttgtttattagGATGAAAAGTTGTTTAATTGGGAGTAAAGAACTCACTTTATATGTTAAACAATGAAAATTAATCATTGTTAAACGACGGTGAAAACTTCATATCAATAATATAGTAATTACAAaagtaaataatataaaactatcaATAAATTCTAGCTGAACTTGCAATGCATTAGAGTATGAACTTAGCACATTGCAATGTGTGAGCTTCGGTGATATTTATTGATTCATCtacaaaccaaatttttttaaaaaaggaaaactAAAAATGATAGGAAAGCAAGGACTAGTTAAAAAAAAGGTAATATATACGTCATCAATTTATCATGCTTACAAGATACTAATATTTTctgcttattaaaaaagaaaacaagataATTTTTTCTATTCTACGGTACGTATTTACAAGATGAAAAATCGTTATCTAGGAATCAACATCACTTTTGGACATATTACTAAAATGTCTCTATCAATGTAACCCTGATTTtaaagacaaaagaaaaaggtaagcaaatataaattttataacttTATTTTATACCTGAATTATCATTGCACAAGGAGTCCAAGATGTAAAGCCATGCATGCGGTGGTCATAAAGAGAGATATTGTTGAACAAATTGGTTACATATAACCACCACTTATGATGAAGCTAACAATatcttttaatataaattttaaaaaatatatatatatcttttaattttttttttcctttatccTATTCACACTTAGTGTGGTTTcatttaggctctgtttggtaacacaaataagctagcttatagcttattatatgagcttataagcttgtttcaaaa
Coding sequences within it:
- the LOC123897839 gene encoding LOB domain-containing protein 4-like translates to MKDGGRKQGAMSPCAACKLLRRRCAKDCVFAPYFPADEPHKFGNVHKVFGASNVNKMLQELPEQQRSDAVSSMVYEANARVRDPVYGCVGAISSLQQQVDVLQTQLAQAQAEVVHMKMHQFSSPNQHQPSYTPSASNSSPPSENVYQSSRLVTSHINIDQSLWSY